From Curtobacterium sp. SGAir0471, the proteins below share one genomic window:
- a CDS encoding GNAT family N-acetyltransferase, whose amino-acid sequence MTDLRLEALSASTAAAANSLTLKPGQEQFVQPTTYGVAESDVKPSSAWTRVVLDGDRVVGMIIGTFDEDNAEEELRSAIWRVNVAADAQGRGVGRFAVHGLADEARSRGFERLTVVYEPGGNGGPEAFFRALGFETLRETQYGDHFAALAL is encoded by the coding sequence ATGACGGACCTCCGCCTCGAAGCCCTCTCCGCGTCGACCGCCGCCGCGGCCAACTCGCTGACGCTCAAGCCCGGGCAGGAGCAGTTCGTGCAGCCGACGACGTACGGCGTCGCCGAGTCGGACGTGAAGCCGAGCTCGGCGTGGACCCGCGTGGTGCTCGACGGTGACCGAGTGGTCGGGATGATCATCGGCACCTTCGACGAGGACAACGCCGAAGAAGAACTGCGCAGCGCGATCTGGCGCGTCAACGTCGCCGCCGACGCACAGGGCCGCGGCGTCGGACGCTTCGCGGTGCACGGCCTGGCGGACGAGGCGCGGAGCCGCGGCTTCGAGCGCCTGACCGTCGTCTACGAGCCCGGCGGGAACGGCGGGCCCGAGGCCTTCTTCCGTGCGCTGGGCTTCGAGACCCTGCGCGAGACGCAGTACGGCGACCACTTCGCCGCCCTCGCGCTGTAG
- the sucD gene encoding succinate--CoA ligase subunit alpha, with product MSIFLNKDSKVIVQGITGGEGTKHTALMLKAGTQVVGGVNARKAGTTVTHGDVELPVFGSVREAVDTTGADVSIVFVPPAFAKDAVMEAIDAEVPLVVVITEGIPVQDSAEFWAHAKALGGKTRIIGPNCPGIITPGEALVGITPATITGKGPIGLVSKSGTLTYQMMYELRDLGFSTAIGIGGDPVIGTTHIDALAAFEADPETTAIVMIGEIGGDAEERAADYIKAHVTKPVVGYVAGFTAPEGKTMGHAGAIVSGSAGTAEAKKQALEAAGVKVGKTPSETAALLREVVAAATA from the coding sequence ATGTCGATCTTCCTCAACAAGGACTCGAAGGTCATCGTCCAGGGCATCACCGGCGGCGAGGGCACGAAGCACACCGCACTCATGCTCAAGGCCGGCACGCAGGTGGTCGGCGGCGTGAACGCCCGCAAGGCCGGCACCACCGTCACGCACGGCGACGTCGAACTCCCCGTGTTCGGCTCGGTCCGCGAGGCCGTGGACACCACGGGCGCCGACGTCTCGATCGTCTTCGTCCCGCCGGCGTTCGCGAAGGACGCGGTCATGGAGGCCATCGACGCCGAGGTCCCCCTCGTCGTCGTCATCACCGAGGGCATCCCCGTGCAGGACTCCGCGGAGTTCTGGGCGCACGCCAAGGCCCTCGGCGGGAAGACCCGGATCATCGGTCCGAACTGCCCCGGCATCATCACCCCCGGCGAGGCGCTCGTCGGCATCACCCCGGCCACGATCACCGGCAAGGGCCCGATCGGCCTCGTGTCGAAGTCCGGCACCCTGACCTACCAGATGATGTACGAGCTGCGTGACCTGGGCTTCTCCACCGCCATCGGCATCGGCGGCGACCCGGTCATCGGCACGACGCACATCGACGCGCTCGCCGCGTTCGAGGCCGACCCCGAGACGACCGCGATCGTCATGATCGGCGAGATCGGCGGCGACGCCGAGGAGCGCGCAGCCGACTACATCAAGGCGCACGTCACGAAGCCGGTCGTCGGCTACGTCGCGGGCTTCACCGCACCCGAGGGCAAGACGATGGGCCACGCCGGCGCGATCGTGTCCGGTTCCGCCGGCACCGCCGAGGCCAAGAAGCAGGCGCTCGAGGCCGCGGGCGTCAAGGTCGGCAAGACGCCGTCCGAGACGGCAGCGCTGCTGCGCGAGGTGGTCGCCGCCGCGACCGCGTAG
- a CDS encoding MGMT family protein, with protein MEEPDSGATLPEPDFGAAVAEVVRLIPAGHVMTYGDVAAALGSRASRAVGKVMAHEGADLPWWRVVRAGGLPPVRHEARALEHYRVEGTPLVERSTDSSGPSGVSAWRIDMRRARWSPATDADDPF; from the coding sequence GTGGAGGAGCCTGACAGCGGCGCGACCCTGCCGGAGCCGGACTTCGGCGCGGCCGTCGCCGAGGTGGTGCGGCTGATCCCGGCCGGGCACGTCATGACGTACGGCGACGTCGCGGCCGCACTCGGGTCGCGGGCGTCCCGGGCGGTCGGCAAGGTGATGGCGCACGAGGGCGCCGACCTGCCGTGGTGGCGCGTGGTGCGCGCCGGCGGGCTGCCGCCCGTCCGGCACGAGGCCCGGGCGCTCGAGCACTACCGTGTCGAGGGCACGCCGCTCGTGGAGCGGTCGACCGATTCGTCGGGGCCGTCGGGCGTCTCGGCCTGGAGGATCGACATGCGTCGCGCGCGCTGGTCACCCGCCACGGACGCGGACGACCCCTTCTGA
- a CDS encoding DUF805 domain-containing protein, with protein sequence MSNESVQPGGVALRDPFYGAPFAEAVRRFWRKYTVFTGRASRAEYWWWWLTSFVVGLVLLLVPQLFTPGSPVLENPVGSYLFVLWGLVTLIGSLALGARRLHDADRSGFWQFLHVLPVLGGIVLLVMFLLPPNPKGARFDA encoded by the coding sequence ATGAGCAACGAAAGCGTGCAGCCCGGCGGCGTCGCCCTGCGCGACCCGTTCTACGGGGCCCCCTTCGCCGAGGCCGTCCGACGGTTCTGGCGGAAGTACACCGTGTTCACCGGCCGGGCGTCGCGCGCGGAGTACTGGTGGTGGTGGCTGACGTCGTTCGTGGTCGGGCTCGTGCTGCTGCTCGTGCCGCAGCTGTTCACGCCGGGGAGCCCGGTGCTCGAGAACCCGGTCGGCTCCTACCTGTTCGTGCTCTGGGGACTCGTGACGCTGATCGGATCGCTCGCCCTCGGCGCCCGCCGCCTGCACGACGCGGACCGTTCCGGCTTCTGGCAGTTCCTGCACGTGCTGCCCGTGCTCGGTGGGATCGTGCTGCTGGTGATGTTCCTGCTGCCGCCGAACCCGAAGGGCGCGCGCTTCGACGCGTGA
- a CDS encoding cell division protein PerM: protein MNRLGTALLAAVEAIVTVGVGVGIALVPLTLLWGFEYGLQIDWDVFWKAAGSVWLVGHGVDVTFRLGSDVAGASGVQGAADPIHVTLAALGFAVVTAWLGGRAGRRFAETEHRTTGLLVGTVAVALLGLAVALSSTSAASDPVVWQAVVLPALWFAVPALVTSEVCRVRRGLPADPLTRRLLDQVDRIPVLWRTVAGFALRAGTAVTAVVVAAAGVVVAFLLVTSFAEVIALYERSHAGIVGGIALTVGQLAFLPDFVGWAVAWLVGPGFAIGTGSSVSPIGTSLGPIPGVPVFGALPASGHTFGLLGVLVPVVAGFVVGGLMRPALVRALGADDTPLHRALAGVATGVVAGVLTGVATGLTSGSLGPGRLAEAGPDGLLVGLFAALEVGLPAAVALAVGSDLVRLPERSWGRERWVEAGDDAAPDDPAARAAAEAAADDDRAGSLVAALDEAGAGRSGAPHRFTVHEAHEAVTHANPSSAAGSHHGDDQPTETITDDEPAVAPAAAPAPAPRTDRAPATVEAARRPAASTVPEHEPEHDRVPVAEPEDVPLPDWARTDAVAAERVAPAPAAQPSRGGISGLRERLRGAAGDVRARAGELRDRVGGDHAPRPANDRSERDETLPHAPGTEPQPAFPWSTEEFVAGRDDADDPREADAPRDVDTARDDRTASTPTGSGTRWDQTDQIAEDELPWWRRPKHDA, encoded by the coding sequence ATGAACCGCCTGGGAACCGCACTGCTGGCCGCCGTCGAGGCGATCGTGACGGTCGGCGTGGGCGTCGGGATCGCCCTCGTGCCGCTGACCCTGCTCTGGGGCTTTGAGTACGGGCTGCAGATCGACTGGGACGTCTTCTGGAAGGCCGCGGGCAGCGTCTGGCTCGTCGGCCACGGCGTCGACGTGACCTTCCGGCTCGGCAGCGACGTCGCCGGTGCGTCCGGGGTCCAGGGCGCGGCGGACCCCATCCACGTGACGCTCGCGGCCCTCGGCTTCGCGGTCGTGACCGCCTGGCTGGGCGGGCGCGCCGGACGCCGGTTCGCCGAGACCGAGCACCGGACGACCGGGCTGCTGGTCGGCACCGTCGCCGTCGCGCTGCTCGGGCTCGCGGTCGCGCTGTCGTCCACCTCGGCCGCGTCCGACCCCGTGGTGTGGCAGGCCGTCGTGCTGCCCGCGCTCTGGTTCGCGGTGCCCGCCCTGGTGACGAGCGAGGTGTGCCGGGTCCGCCGGGGGCTGCCGGCCGACCCGCTGACGCGTCGTCTGCTCGACCAGGTCGACCGCATCCCCGTGCTCTGGCGCACCGTCGCCGGCTTCGCGCTGCGCGCCGGCACCGCGGTCACCGCCGTCGTGGTCGCCGCCGCCGGGGTCGTCGTCGCGTTCCTGCTCGTCACCTCGTTCGCCGAGGTCATCGCGCTGTACGAGCGCTCCCACGCCGGCATCGTCGGGGGCATCGCGCTCACCGTGGGGCAGCTCGCCTTCCTGCCCGACTTCGTGGGGTGGGCGGTCGCCTGGCTGGTCGGACCGGGCTTCGCCATCGGCACCGGGTCGAGCGTCTCACCCATCGGCACGTCGCTCGGGCCGATCCCCGGTGTCCCGGTGTTCGGCGCGCTGCCGGCGTCGGGGCACACCTTCGGGCTGCTCGGGGTGCTCGTCCCGGTCGTCGCCGGGTTCGTGGTCGGCGGACTCATGCGTCCCGCGCTCGTCCGTGCCCTCGGCGCCGACGACACCCCGCTCCACCGCGCGCTCGCCGGTGTCGCGACCGGTGTCGTGGCGGGCGTCCTGACCGGGGTCGCCACCGGACTCACCTCGGGCTCGCTCGGTCCGGGGCGGTTGGCCGAGGCCGGACCGGACGGGCTGCTCGTCGGACTGTTCGCGGCGCTCGAGGTCGGGCTGCCCGCCGCGGTGGCGCTCGCCGTCGGCAGCGACCTGGTGCGCCTGCCCGAGCGGTCGTGGGGTCGCGAGCGCTGGGTCGAGGCCGGTGACGATGCTGCTCCGGACGACCCCGCTGCCCGCGCTGCTGCCGAGGCGGCGGCGGACGACGACCGTGCCGGCTCGCTCGTCGCCGCCCTGGACGAGGCCGGGGCGGGCCGGTCGGGTGCGCCGCACCGGTTCACGGTGCACGAGGCGCACGAAGCCGTGACCCACGCGAACCCGTCGTCGGCGGCCGGGTCGCACCACGGGGACGACCAGCCGACCGAGACGATCACGGACGACGAGCCCGCCGTCGCACCCGCTGCGGCGCCCGCGCCCGCGCCCCGGACCGACCGTGCACCTGCGACCGTCGAGGCCGCGCGACGGCCCGCTGCGTCGACGGTGCCCGAGCACGAACCCGAGCACGACCGCGTTCCCGTGGCCGAGCCGGAGGACGTGCCCCTGCCCGACTGGGCCCGCACGGACGCCGTCGCCGCGGAGCGCGTCGCCCCGGCCCCGGCCGCGCAGCCGTCACGGGGCGGCATCAGCGGCCTGCGCGAGCGACTGCGCGGAGCCGCCGGCGACGTCCGCGCCCGAGCCGGCGAGCTGCGCGACCGCGTCGGCGGCGACCACGCGCCCCGTCCGGCGAACGACCGCTCGGAGCGTGACGAGACGCTGCCGCACGCTCCCGGCACCGAACCGCAGCCGGCCTTCCCGTGGAGCACCGAGGAGTTCGTCGCCGGCCGCGACGACGCCGACGACCCCCGTGAAGCCGACGCCCCCCGTGACGTCGACACCGCCCGCGACGACCGCACCGCGTCGACGCCGACCGGCTCCGGGACCCGGTGGGACCAGACCGACCAGATCGCCGAGGACGAGCTGCCCTGGTGGCGCCGGCCGAAGCACGACGCGTAG
- a CDS encoding ABC transporter ATP-binding protein, with translation MTTLGVRGEEREDFSKAESKRLRRRSLALLGSLAAPLKARLVLLGVVVVVSTAGTVAGPALIAWGIDNALPRVLDANDWVPAFAVVATYIVVAVLGAVLTAWYTVLAARISQAILFDLRKRVFLHTQRLSLEFHETYTSGRIISRQTSDLDSIRELLDSGLNQLIQGVLYMVFTGIALVALDPTSGLVLAVSLVPLWFLIRWFQTNSQTLFRATRVTSARVIVHFVETMTGIRAVQAFRKESRNRDEYGRYVEDYRVANTKVFNLFGTFDPVLVLIGNATLAAVVIVGGFRIVGGSLEVGALLAVALYAKRFFDPAQELAMFYNGYQSASAAMEKISGVLEERPSVPDPAKPVRLPEATGAMDFDDVEFAYNADKVVLPEFDLHIPAGQTIALVGSTGAGKSTLAKLMARFYDPSKGSVRLDGVDLREIDPKDMRRAIVMVTQEAYLFSGSVADNIALGKPGATRDEIVRAAKAVGAHAFIEALPDGYDTDVNKRGGRVSAGQRQLLSFARAFIADPKVLILDEATASLDIPSERLVQEGLETLLADRTAVIIAHRLSTVAIAHRVLVMEYGRIVEDGTPDDLIAGTGRFAQLHAAWRDSLV, from the coding sequence ATCACCACGCTCGGCGTGCGCGGCGAGGAGCGCGAGGACTTCAGCAAGGCGGAGAGCAAGCGCCTGCGGCGTCGCTCCCTCGCCCTGCTCGGGTCGCTCGCGGCGCCGCTGAAGGCACGGCTCGTGCTGCTCGGCGTCGTCGTGGTGGTCTCCACCGCGGGCACCGTCGCCGGCCCGGCGCTCATCGCGTGGGGCATCGACAACGCGCTGCCCCGGGTGCTCGACGCGAACGACTGGGTGCCGGCGTTCGCCGTCGTGGCGACGTACATCGTCGTCGCGGTGCTCGGCGCGGTGCTCACCGCCTGGTACACCGTGCTCGCGGCGCGGATCAGCCAGGCGATCCTGTTCGACCTCCGCAAGCGGGTGTTCCTGCACACGCAGCGGCTGTCGCTCGAGTTCCACGAGACGTACACCTCGGGCCGGATCATCTCCCGCCAGACGAGCGACCTCGACTCCATCCGCGAGCTGCTCGACTCCGGGCTGAACCAGCTCATCCAGGGCGTGCTCTACATGGTGTTCACGGGCATCGCGCTCGTCGCGCTCGACCCGACGTCCGGGCTCGTGCTCGCGGTGTCGCTCGTGCCGCTGTGGTTCCTCATCCGCTGGTTCCAGACGAACTCGCAGACGCTGTTCCGGGCCACCCGCGTCACCTCGGCCCGGGTCATCGTGCACTTCGTCGAGACCATGACCGGCATCCGGGCGGTGCAGGCGTTCCGGAAGGAGTCCCGCAACCGCGACGAGTACGGCCGGTACGTCGAGGACTACCGGGTGGCGAACACGAAGGTGTTCAACCTGTTCGGGACCTTCGACCCGGTGCTCGTGCTCATCGGCAACGCCACGCTCGCGGCGGTCGTCATCGTGGGCGGCTTCCGGATCGTCGGCGGCTCGCTCGAGGTCGGCGCGCTGCTCGCGGTCGCGCTCTACGCCAAGCGGTTCTTCGACCCGGCGCAGGAGCTCGCGATGTTCTACAACGGGTACCAGTCGGCCTCTGCGGCCATGGAGAAGATCTCCGGCGTCCTCGAGGAACGTCCGTCGGTGCCGGACCCCGCGAAGCCCGTGCGGCTGCCCGAGGCCACCGGTGCGATGGACTTCGACGACGTCGAGTTCGCGTACAACGCCGACAAGGTCGTGCTCCCCGAGTTCGACCTGCACATCCCGGCGGGGCAGACGATCGCGCTCGTCGGGTCGACCGGCGCCGGCAAGTCGACGCTCGCGAAGCTCATGGCGCGGTTCTACGACCCGTCGAAGGGGTCCGTGCGACTCGACGGGGTGGACCTGCGGGAGATCGACCCGAAGGACATGCGCCGCGCGATCGTCATGGTCACGCAGGAGGCGTACCTGTTCTCCGGCTCGGTCGCGGACAACATCGCGCTCGGCAAGCCAGGGGCGACGCGCGACGAGATCGTCCGGGCGGCGAAGGCCGTGGGCGCGCACGCGTTCATCGAGGCCCTGCCCGACGGCTACGACACCGACGTGAACAAGCGCGGCGGCCGGGTGTCGGCCGGGCAGCGCCAGCTGCTGTCCTTCGCCCGGGCGTTCATCGCCGACCCGAAGGTGCTCATCCTCGACGAGGCCACGGCGTCGCTCGACATCCCGTCCGAGCGGCTCGTGCAGGAGGGGCTCGAGACGCTCCTCGCGGACCGCACGGCGGTGATCATCGCGCACCGGCTGTCGACCGTCGCGATCGCCCACCGGGTGCTCGTGATGGAGTACGGCCGGATCGTCGAGGACGGCACGCCGGACGACCTGATCGCCGGCACCGGCCGGTTCGCCCAGCTGCACGCGGCCTGGCGGGATTCGCTCGTCTGA
- a CDS encoding ABC transporter ATP-binding protein → MSTTPDQATPSTDRPSTLRAIGRIWPYVKPYRWRLLGGMAAAMGASLVALVIPYVLQWLVDGPLSSRDAALIRPAGLGVLALGALEALFIASRRRLVMRPSTRIETSMRNALYAKLQDLPVAFHDRWESGQLLSRSVSDLSLIRRWLAFGVVLLVVNIVTIAVGFVVLFTFGWLLGLIFLVASIPLWINGLLFERKYSVVARRSQDQVGDLATSVEQSVHGIRVLKAFGRGRFKLDEFSEQAEALRGTEIEKAKAIASIWLWLLLVPDVAFALCLLAGIWLASQGELTVGQLFAFFATATVLRFPIESIGFFLSMTFDTRTAVDRFFEVMDSENTIQDPTAPKTIAEPHGALSFTAVHFRYQDSPEHVPDLVDGVELQLHPGETMALVGLTGSGKTTLLSLVPRLYDVTGGSITIDGVDVRDLTRAELRRHVGVAFEDATLFSTSVRDNVLLGRPDLSGDEAERIMREALDIAQASFVDDLPEGVDTRVGEEGLSLSGGQRQRLALARAIAARPSVLVLDDPLSALDVDTEARVEAGLRRVLADTTSLIVAHRPSTVTLADRVALMEGGRITAVGTHSELMATNEHYRYVISSLDEDDAPAREEAMA, encoded by the coding sequence ATGTCCACAACGCCCGACCAGGCGACCCCCTCCACCGACCGCCCCTCGACCCTGCGCGCCATCGGCCGCATCTGGCCCTACGTCAAGCCGTACCGCTGGCGACTCCTCGGCGGCATGGCCGCGGCGATGGGTGCATCGCTCGTCGCCCTGGTGATCCCGTACGTGCTCCAGTGGCTCGTCGACGGGCCGCTGTCCTCGCGCGACGCCGCGCTCATCCGGCCCGCCGGACTCGGCGTGCTCGCACTCGGCGCCCTCGAGGCCCTCTTCATCGCGTCCCGCCGTCGGCTGGTGATGCGACCGTCCACGCGCATCGAGACGAGCATGCGCAACGCGCTCTACGCCAAGCTGCAGGACCTGCCGGTGGCCTTCCACGACCGCTGGGAGTCCGGGCAGCTGCTCTCCCGTTCGGTCTCCGACCTGTCGCTGATCCGCCGCTGGCTGGCCTTCGGCGTGGTGCTGCTCGTCGTGAACATCGTCACGATCGCCGTCGGCTTCGTCGTGCTGTTCACCTTCGGGTGGCTGCTCGGCCTGATCTTCTTGGTGGCGTCGATCCCGCTGTGGATCAACGGCCTGCTGTTCGAGCGGAAGTACTCCGTCGTCGCGCGCCGCAGCCAGGACCAGGTCGGTGACCTCGCGACGAGCGTCGAGCAGTCGGTGCACGGCATCCGCGTGCTCAAGGCGTTCGGCCGCGGCCGCTTCAAGCTCGACGAGTTCAGCGAGCAGGCCGAGGCGCTGCGCGGCACCGAGATCGAGAAGGCGAAGGCCATCGCGAGCATCTGGCTGTGGCTGCTGCTCGTGCCGGACGTCGCGTTCGCGCTCTGCCTGCTCGCCGGCATCTGGCTGGCCTCGCAGGGCGAGCTGACGGTCGGCCAGCTGTTCGCGTTCTTCGCGACGGCGACCGTGCTGCGGTTCCCGATCGAGTCGATCGGCTTCTTCCTGTCGATGACGTTCGACACCCGTACCGCGGTCGACCGGTTCTTCGAGGTCATGGACTCCGAGAACACCATCCAGGACCCGACCGCGCCGAAGACCATCGCCGAGCCGCACGGTGCGCTGTCCTTCACCGCCGTGCACTTCCGGTACCAGGACTCGCCGGAGCACGTGCCGGACCTGGTGGACGGCGTCGAGCTGCAGCTGCACCCCGGCGAGACCATGGCACTCGTCGGCCTGACCGGCAGCGGCAAGACGACGCTGCTGTCGCTGGTGCCCCGGCTGTACGACGTCACCGGCGGCTCGATCACGATCGACGGCGTCGACGTCCGCGACCTTACCCGCGCGGAACTCCGCCGGCACGTCGGGGTCGCGTTCGAGGACGCCACGCTGTTCTCGACGAGCGTCCGCGACAACGTGCTGCTCGGTCGCCCCGACCTGTCCGGCGACGAGGCCGAGCGCATCATGCGCGAGGCGCTCGACATCGCGCAGGCGTCGTTCGTCGACGACCTGCCCGAGGGCGTCGACACCCGCGTCGGCGAGGAGGGCCTGTCGCTCTCCGGCGGACAGCGGCAGCGGCTGGCGCTGGCTCGTGCGATCGCAGCCCGGCCGTCGGTGCTGGTGCTCGACGACCCGCTGTCGGCGCTCGACGTCGACACCGAGGCGCGGGTCGAGGCGGGCCTCCGCCGCGTCCTGGCGGACACGACGTCGCTCATCGTCGCCCACCGTCCGTCGACCGTGACGCTCGCCGACCGTGTGGCGCTCATGGAGGGCGGCCGCATCACCGCCGTCGGCACCCACTCGGAGCTGATGGCCACCAACGAGCACTACCGCTACGTCATCTCCTCGCTCGACGAGGACGACGCACCCGCCCGAGAGGAGGCGATGGCATGA
- the purN gene encoding phosphoribosylglycinamide formyltransferase, whose amino-acid sequence MLELVVLISGTGSNLRALLEATTDAEYPARVVAIGADRDAEGLGLGEEFGIPTFTVPFSRFASRDEWGAELAAQIRPWSPDLLVLSGLMRLLPHAVVSEFAPAIINTHPAYLPEFPGAHGVRDALAAGVEQTGASVIQVDDGVDTGPILAQERVPVLPGDTESTLHDRIKPVERRLLIQTILDIANGTTDLKGTPSA is encoded by the coding sequence GTGCTCGAACTGGTCGTCCTGATCTCCGGTACCGGCTCGAACCTCCGAGCCCTGCTCGAGGCGACGACCGACGCCGAGTACCCCGCCCGCGTGGTCGCGATCGGGGCCGACCGCGACGCCGAGGGCCTCGGCCTCGGCGAGGAGTTCGGCATCCCGACCTTCACGGTGCCGTTCTCCCGCTTTGCCTCGCGCGACGAGTGGGGCGCCGAGCTCGCCGCGCAGATCCGCCCGTGGTCGCCCGACCTCCTCGTGCTCTCCGGACTGATGCGCCTGCTCCCGCACGCCGTCGTGTCCGAGTTCGCCCCTGCGATCATCAACACGCACCCCGCGTACCTGCCCGAGTTCCCCGGTGCGCACGGCGTCCGTGACGCCCTCGCCGCCGGGGTCGAGCAGACGGGCGCCAGCGTGATCCAGGTCGACGACGGCGTGGACACCGGCCCGATCCTGGCCCAGGAGCGCGTCCCCGTGCTGCCGGGCGACACCGAGTCGACGCTGCACGACCGCATCAAGCCGGTCGAGCGCCGCCTGCTCATCCAGACCATCCTCGACATCGCCAACGGCACCACCGACCTGAAGGGCACCCCGAGCGCATGA
- the purH gene encoding bifunctional phosphoribosylaminoimidazolecarboxamide formyltransferase/IMP cyclohydrolase has translation MSVHAADPSLYRHRDVVPVRRALISVSDKSGLLELAGALADAGVELVSTGSTAQTIRDAGYAVTDVSSVTGFPESLDGRVKTLHPAVHAGLLADLRLESHEQQLADLGIAPFELVVVNLYPFVETVASGADSATVVENVDIGGPAMVRASAKNHPNVAIVVAPSSYAEVVEAVRAGGTTLELRKRLAAQAFAHTASYDAAVASYFATDVVASDAAAVADHAAAPTVDGDLETPGSFDETLRIEADLTATLRYGENAHQAAALYTTAGGAGIAQATQLHGKEMSYNNYVDADAAVRAAYDFDTPAVAIIKHANPCGIATAPADAADPIASAHAAAHACDPLSAFGGVIAANRPVTKQMAETVRDIFTEVVVAPAFDPEALDILSQKKNIRLLTLPSDFALATRELKQVSGGFLVQDADRFTAFDQSTWTLVSGEPADDATLADLAFAWKASRAVKSNAILLADQGASVGVGMGQVNRVDSCHLAVDRAGDRARGSVAASDAFFPFADGLQVLLDAGVRAVAQPGGSVRDDEVVAAAQAAGVTMYFTGERHFFH, from the coding sequence ATGAGCGTGCACGCCGCCGACCCCAGCCTCTACCGCCACCGCGACGTCGTCCCCGTGCGGCGCGCCCTCATCTCGGTGAGCGACAAGTCCGGCCTGCTCGAGCTCGCCGGTGCCCTGGCCGACGCGGGCGTGGAGCTCGTGTCGACGGGCAGCACGGCGCAGACGATCCGCGACGCCGGGTACGCCGTCACCGACGTGTCGAGCGTGACGGGCTTCCCGGAGTCGCTCGACGGCCGCGTGAAGACCCTGCACCCCGCCGTGCACGCGGGGCTGCTCGCCGACCTGCGGCTGGAGTCGCACGAGCAGCAGCTCGCCGACCTCGGCATCGCCCCCTTCGAGCTCGTCGTCGTGAACCTCTACCCGTTCGTCGAGACGGTCGCCTCGGGCGCCGACAGCGCCACCGTGGTCGAGAACGTCGACATCGGCGGACCGGCGATGGTCCGCGCCTCGGCGAAGAACCACCCCAACGTGGCGATCGTCGTCGCGCCGTCGTCCTACGCCGAGGTCGTCGAAGCCGTCCGCGCCGGCGGCACCACGCTCGAGCTCCGCAAGCGCCTCGCGGCGCAGGCCTTCGCCCACACGGCGTCGTACGACGCAGCGGTCGCGTCGTACTTCGCGACCGACGTGGTCGCGTCGGACGCCGCTGCCGTGGCGGACCACGCTGCTGCACCCACGGTCGACGGCGACCTCGAGACGCCGGGCTCGTTCGACGAGACGCTCCGCATCGAGGCCGACCTGACCGCGACGCTCCGCTACGGCGAGAACGCGCACCAGGCCGCCGCCCTCTACACGACCGCCGGCGGGGCGGGCATCGCGCAGGCGACGCAGCTGCACGGCAAGGAGATGTCGTACAACAACTACGTCGACGCCGACGCCGCCGTCCGGGCCGCGTACGACTTCGACACCCCCGCCGTCGCGATCATCAAGCACGCCAACCCGTGCGGCATCGCGACCGCCCCGGCCGACGCTGCCGACCCGATCGCCTCGGCACACGCGGCCGCGCACGCGTGCGACCCGCTGTCGGCCTTCGGTGGGGTCATCGCCGCCAACCGCCCGGTCACGAAGCAGATGGCCGAGACCGTCCGCGACATCTTCACCGAGGTCGTCGTCGCCCCGGCGTTCGACCCCGAGGCGCTCGACATCCTGTCGCAGAAGAAGAACATCCGACTCCTCACGCTGCCGTCGGACTTCGCGCTCGCGACCCGTGAGCTCAAGCAGGTCTCGGGCGGGTTCCTCGTGCAGGACGCCGACCGCTTCACCGCCTTCGACCAGTCGACCTGGACCCTCGTGTCCGGCGAACCGGCCGACGACGCGACCCTGGCGGACCTCGCCTTCGCGTGGAAGGCCAGCCGCGCGGTGAAGTCGAACGCCATCCTGCTCGCCGACCAGGGCGCGAGCGTCGGGGTCGGCATGGGGCAGGTCAACCGGGTGGACTCGTGCCACCTCGCGGTGGACCGCGCCGGCGACCGTGCCCGCGGGAGCGTCGCGGCGTCGGACGCGTTCTTCCCCTTCGCCGACGGCCTGCAGGTCCTGCTCGACGCCGGTGTCCGAGCCGTCGCCCAGCCCGGTGGCAGCGTCCGTGACGACGAGGTCGTCGCGGCAGCGCAGGCCGCCGGCGTGACGATGTACTTCACGGGCGAGCGGCACTTCTTCCACTGA